The following coding sequences are from one Devosia neptuniae window:
- the aqpZ gene encoding aquaporin Z — translation MIQRLSAEAFGTFWLVFGGCGAAVLAAGVPDVGIGYLGVALAFGLTVLTMAYAVGGISGGHFNPAVSLGLAIAGKFEYKDLVPYWVAQLVGGILGAAVLYVIASGTAGFTAGGFASNGYDALSPGGYSLVAALVAEIVLTAFFLIVILGSTSKLAPAGFAPIAIGLALTLIHLISIPVTNTSVNPARSIAAAIFAQNGALGQVWLFIVAPLIGAALGAIIWKALLSRSDA, via the coding sequence TTGATTCAACGTTTGTCTGCTGAAGCATTTGGTACATTCTGGCTTGTATTTGGTGGCTGCGGTGCAGCTGTTCTTGCGGCGGGCGTGCCCGACGTTGGTATTGGTTATCTTGGCGTAGCATTGGCGTTTGGTTTGACTGTATTGACCATGGCCTATGCAGTTGGCGGCATTTCCGGCGGGCACTTCAATCCTGCCGTTTCGCTCGGTTTGGCGATTGCTGGCAAGTTTGAATACAAGGATCTGGTGCCGTACTGGGTCGCTCAACTGGTCGGCGGCATTCTTGGTGCGGCGGTGCTCTATGTCATCGCCTCGGGCACTGCCGGTTTTACCGCTGGCGGCTTTGCCTCCAACGGCTATGACGCACTCTCGCCTGGCGGCTACAGCCTGGTCGCGGCCCTGGTGGCCGAAATCGTGCTCACCGCCTTCTTCCTGATCGTGATCCTGGGCTCCACGTCCAAACTGGCCCCGGCCGGCTTCGCGCCGATCGCCATCGGCCTGGCACTGACGCTGATCCACCTGATCTCGATCCCGGTGACCAATACCTCGGTCAACCCGGCCCGCTCGATCGCCGCTGCCATCTTCGCGCAGAATGGTGCATTGGGTCAGGTCTGGCTGTTCATCGTTGCCCCGCTGATCGGTGCGGCTTTGGGCGCCATCATCTGGAAGGCCCTATTGAGCCGCAGCGACGCCTGA
- a CDS encoding bifunctional methylenetetrahydrofolate dehydrogenase/methenyltetrahydrofolate cyclohydrolase yields MTAKIIDGKSYAEGLRARIAGHVARLKAEHGITPGLAVVIVGYDPGSQVYVAQKAKQTVEMGMHSEKYELPETASEAEVLALVQKLNADPAIHGILVQLPVPDQIDPKKIIETIDPAKDVDCFTPASVGKLAIGLPGPVSCTPLGCLMLLRDTLGDLSGLHAVVVGRSNLVGKPVAQLLLRENCTVTMAHSRTRDLPGIVRQADIVIAAVGRPEMIKGDWIKPGATVIDVGINRIPAPERGEGKTRLLGDVAFAEAAAVAGAITPVPGGVGPMTIACLLANTVTTASLINGLVPPSDLTA; encoded by the coding sequence ATGACCGCCAAAATCATCGACGGAAAAAGCTATGCCGAAGGCCTGCGCGCCCGCATTGCCGGTCACGTGGCGCGCCTCAAGGCCGAACACGGCATCACCCCGGGGCTGGCCGTCGTCATTGTTGGCTACGATCCCGGCAGCCAGGTCTATGTGGCCCAAAAGGCCAAGCAGACCGTCGAAATGGGCATGCATTCGGAAAAATACGAGCTGCCCGAAACCGCCAGCGAAGCCGAAGTGCTGGCGCTGGTACAGAAACTCAATGCCGATCCGGCCATTCACGGCATTCTCGTGCAATTGCCGGTGCCCGACCAGATCGATCCCAAGAAGATCATCGAGACCATCGATCCGGCCAAGGATGTCGATTGCTTCACCCCCGCCAGCGTCGGCAAGCTGGCCATCGGCCTGCCCGGACCTGTCTCCTGCACGCCGCTCGGCTGCCTGATGCTGCTGCGCGATACGCTGGGCGATTTGTCGGGCCTCCACGCCGTGGTGGTCGGACGTTCGAACCTGGTCGGCAAGCCGGTCGCGCAATTGCTGCTGCGCGAGAACTGCACCGTCACCATGGCCCATTCCCGCACCCGCGACCTGCCGGGCATCGTGCGCCAGGCCGATATCGTCATCGCTGCCGTTGGTCGTCCAGAGATGATCAAGGGCGACTGGATCAAGCCGGGCGCCACCGTCATCGATGTCGGCATCAACCGCATCCCCGCGCCCGAGCGTGGCGAAGGCAAGACGCGCTTGCTCGGCGACGTCGCCTTCGCGGAAGCCGCCGCGGTGGCCGGTGCGATCACGCCCGTTCCTGGCGGCGTCGGCCCGATGACCATTGCGTGCCTCCTCGCCAACACCGTCACCACGGCCTCGCTGATCAATGGCCTCGTGCCCCCCAGTGATCTGACCGCATGA
- a CDS encoding DUF1643 domain-containing protein, producing MSDGAGHDPGGKVRLPLMAGVKGDATFSADGRYRQLMRRWTGETFPDRYILFIGMNPSTADATVNDPTCAREWTFAQREGYSAMVKANVGDYRATDPKMLLAPGVVAVSEANLPAIRAAAAEADFVVLCHGKLNKALAPAGKAIVEALKADGTELWCFGTNADGSPKHPLYLRLDTPLVRFEG from the coding sequence ATGAGTGACGGAGCCGGTCACGACCCCGGCGGCAAGGTGCGCCTGCCGCTGATGGCAGGCGTCAAGGGCGACGCCACCTTCAGCGCCGACGGCCGCTACCGCCAGCTGATGCGCCGCTGGACCGGGGAGACCTTCCCGGACCGCTACATCCTGTTCATCGGCATGAATCCGAGCACTGCCGACGCCACGGTCAACGACCCCACCTGCGCCCGCGAGTGGACCTTCGCCCAGCGCGAGGGCTATTCAGCCATGGTGAAAGCCAATGTAGGCGACTACCGCGCCACCGATCCCAAAATGCTGCTGGCGCCGGGCGTTGTGGCGGTGTCGGAAGCAAACTTGCCGGCCATCCGCGCGGCGGCAGCAGAGGCCGATTTCGTCGTGCTCTGCCACGGCAAGCTCAACAAGGCGCTGGCGCCCGCCGGCAAGGCAATCGTCGAAGCGCTCAAGGCCGACGGCACGGAACTCTGGTGCTTCGGCACCAATGCCGATGGCAGCCCCAAACATCCGTTATATTTGCGGCTGGACACGCCGCTGGTGCGGTTCGAGGGGTAG
- a CDS encoding YidB family protein, with translation MAKGMPSMVALLGLLAVAGFQNRDKLGELLGGLGNGQTSAGDGGRLGNGQTGVGNPQAGTAPSQGVPGTGGLEGMLGNLGGMLGGAAGAGGLGSVLSGGLGDLVDRFNNSGQGAKAQSWVQDGDNEEIDPNSLEQTLGADTIDTLTRQTGLSKQELLDRLAKTLPDAVNKLTPNGRIPTEQEASHLV, from the coding sequence ATGGCCAAGGGAATGCCGTCAATGGTTGCGCTGCTCGGCCTGCTGGCCGTGGCAGGTTTTCAGAACAGGGACAAGCTGGGCGAATTGCTCGGCGGCTTGGGCAATGGCCAGACCAGCGCCGGTGATGGCGGGCGGCTCGGCAACGGGCAGACCGGTGTGGGAAATCCACAGGCCGGCACCGCGCCTAGCCAAGGCGTGCCCGGAACCGGCGGACTCGAGGGCATGCTGGGCAATCTGGGCGGCATGCTTGGCGGCGCGGCTGGCGCCGGTGGACTGGGCAGCGTGCTCAGCGGCGGCCTGGGCGATCTCGTCGACCGCTTCAACAATAGCGGGCAGGGCGCCAAGGCGCAAAGCTGGGTGCAGGATGGCGATAATGAGGAGATTGATCCCAATAGCCTCGAGCAGACGCTGGGCGCCGATACCATCGACACGCTGACCCGGCAGACCGGCCTCAGCAAGCAGGAATTGCTCGATCGTTTGGCCAAGACCCTGCCCGATGCGGTGAACAAGCTGACCCCGAACGGCCGGATCCCGACCGAGCAGGAAGCCAGCCACCTGGTTTGA
- a CDS encoding GTP-binding protein encodes MNRLPVTVLSGFLGAGKTTLLNHILNNREGRRVAVIVNDMSEVNIDATLVREGGANLSRTDEQLVEMSNGCICCTLRGDLLKEVTKLAEAGRFDYLLIESTGISEPLPVAATFDFRDENGVSLSDITRLDTMVTVVDCANLLRDYGSVDFLRDRGQTMGPEDERALVDLLVEQIEFADVIALNKVSTASADDLVAARTIIKALNPVARVIETDFSDVPLDQVLDTGLFSLEAAEQNPLWFKELNGFTEHIPETLEYGICSFVYRARRPFNPMLLNSFITKSWAGVIRSKGFFWLATRPDLVGELSQAGALVRTSRRGMWWAAVPKTRWPDDADWRASMAPYLDAEWGDRRQEIVFIGAGDMDEAAIRRDLDACLIPAKGFTPTAWQDLRDPFPAWS; translated from the coding sequence ATGAACCGCCTCCCCGTAACGGTCCTGTCCGGCTTTCTTGGCGCCGGCAAGACGACGCTTCTCAATCACATCCTCAACAATCGCGAGGGGCGGCGCGTCGCCGTCATCGTCAACGACATGAGCGAGGTCAATATCGACGCCACGCTGGTGCGCGAGGGCGGCGCCAATCTGTCGCGCACCGATGAACAACTCGTCGAAATGAGCAATGGCTGCATCTGCTGCACGCTGCGCGGCGACCTGCTCAAGGAGGTCACCAAGCTGGCCGAAGCCGGGCGCTTTGATTACCTGCTGATTGAATCCACCGGCATTTCCGAGCCGCTGCCGGTTGCGGCCACCTTCGATTTTCGCGACGAAAACGGCGTCAGCCTCTCCGACATCACCCGGCTCGACACCATGGTGACGGTGGTCGATTGCGCCAATCTGCTGCGGGATTACGGCTCGGTGGATTTTCTGCGCGACCGCGGGCAGACCATGGGGCCGGAGGATGAGCGCGCGCTGGTCGATCTATTGGTCGAGCAGATCGAGTTTGCCGATGTCATCGCGCTCAACAAGGTCTCGACGGCGAGTGCCGACGATCTGGTTGCAGCGCGAACCATCATCAAGGCGCTCAATCCGGTGGCGCGGGTGATCGAAACCGACTTCTCCGATGTGCCGCTGGATCAGGTGCTCGATACCGGATTGTTCAGCCTGGAAGCCGCCGAGCAGAACCCGCTTTGGTTCAAGGAACTCAATGGCTTCACCGAGCATATTCCAGAAACGCTTGAATATGGCATATGCTCATTCGTCTATCGGGCGAGGCGCCCGTTCAATCCCATGCTGCTGAACAGTTTCATCACCAAGAGCTGGGCCGGCGTGATCCGCTCCAAGGGCTTCTTTTGGCTCGCCACGCGACCCGATCTGGTTGGAGAACTCAGCCAGGCCGGCGCATTGGTGCGCACCAGCCGCCGCGGCATGTGGTGGGCCGCCGTCCCCAAAACCCGCTGGCCGGACGATGCCGACTGGCGCGCATCGATGGCGCCCTATCTCGATGCGGAATGGGGCGACCGGCGGCAGGAAATCGTGTTTATTGGCGCCGGCGACATGGACGAGGCCGCTATCAGGCGCGACCTCGACGCCTGCCTGATCCCGGCCAAGGGTTTTACCCCGACCGCCTGGCAAGACTTGCGCGATCCGTTTCCCGCCTGGTCCTGA
- the queA gene encoding tRNA preQ1(34) S-adenosylmethionine ribosyltransferase-isomerase QueA codes for MRVSDFDFELPEQLIALHPAEPRDSARLLVVDPIHGLSDRHIPDLLTLLHPGDVLVVNDTRVLPAELRGSRIRGENRASVSFNLHKRVDAHTWRAFARPAKRLAVLDQLELGNGQADALTARVAGKGDTGEVTLEFDLGGAQLDEAIKAHGAMPLPPYIGAKRSIEERDKVDYQTVYAAEDGAVAAPTAGLHFTESLLQQLSDRGVTIERVTLHVGAGTFLPMKADDTDDHVMHAEWGEIDSATVERILAKKALGGRIVAVGTTSLRLLETAARATGTLRPFSGDTDIFITPGFRFAAVDVLMTNFHLPKSTLFMLVSAFAGMDTMRRAYEHAIANGYRFYSYGDSSLLIRAE; via the coding sequence ATGCGTGTTTCTGATTTTGACTTCGAGCTGCCCGAGCAGCTGATTGCCCTGCATCCGGCCGAGCCGCGTGATAGTGCGCGCCTGCTGGTGGTCGATCCAATCCATGGCCTCAGCGATCGCCATATTCCTGACCTGCTGACACTGCTGCATCCCGGCGATGTGCTGGTGGTCAACGACACCCGTGTGCTACCCGCCGAGCTGCGCGGCAGCCGTATTCGCGGCGAAAACCGGGCCTCGGTGTCCTTCAACCTGCATAAGCGCGTTGACGCCCATACCTGGCGCGCCTTCGCCCGGCCGGCCAAGCGCCTCGCTGTGCTCGACCAGCTCGAACTGGGCAATGGCCAGGCCGATGCGCTCACCGCCCGCGTCGCCGGCAAGGGCGATACTGGCGAGGTAACGCTCGAATTCGATCTCGGCGGCGCCCAGCTCGACGAAGCCATCAAAGCCCACGGCGCCATGCCGCTGCCGCCCTATATCGGCGCCAAGCGCAGCATCGAGGAGCGCGACAAGGTCGATTACCAGACCGTCTATGCCGCCGAAGACGGCGCCGTCGCGGCCCCCACGGCTGGGCTGCATTTCACTGAAAGCCTGCTCCAGCAATTGAGCGACAGAGGCGTCACCATCGAGCGCGTGACGCTGCATGTGGGGGCAGGGACCTTCCTCCCCATGAAGGCGGACGACACCGACGATCACGTCATGCATGCCGAATGGGGCGAGATCGATTCTGCGACGGTCGAACGCATCCTGGCCAAAAAAGCCTTGGGCGGGCGCATCGTCGCCGTCGGCACTACGAGCCTGCGCCTGCTCGAAACCGCCGCCCGCGCCACCGGCACGCTGCGCCCTTTCAGCGGCGACACCGATATCTTCATCACCCCCGGCTTCCGCTTTGCCGCCGTGGATGTGCTGATGACCAATTTCCACCTGCCCAAATCCACGCTCTTCATGCTGGTCAGCGCCTTTGCCGGCATGGACACGATGCGCCGCGCCTATGAGCATGCCATCGCCAACGGATATCGGTTTTATTCGTACGGGGATTCGTCCCTGCTGATCCGGGCAGAATAG
- the eno gene encoding phosphopyruvate hydratase, producing MSSIIHVQGRQIYDSRGNPTVEVDVVLDDGSFGRAAVPSGASTGAHEAVELRDGGKKYNGKGVLQAVENVNTAIFDEIQGMDALDQLAVDQAMIELDGTPNKSRLGANAILGVSLAVAKAAAESSELPFYRYIGGPNAHVLPVPMMNIINGGEHADNPIDMQEFMILPAGAENLADAVRIGSEIFHTLKKGLSAEGHNTNVGDEGGFAPNLGSAEDALGFIMRSIEKAGYRPGEDIFLGLDCAATEYYKGGKYEMVGEGKSLSSDENVAFLADLAARYPIITIEDGMAEDDWEGWKALTDAIGKKVQLVGDDLFVTNTERLVSGIKMGVANSILVKVNQIGSLSETLNAVDTAHRAGYTSVMSHRSGETEDSTIADLAVALNCGQIKTGSLSRSDRLAKYNQLIRIEEQLGASAKYAGFSVVKGR from the coding sequence ATGTCGTCAATCATCCACGTCCAAGGCCGCCAGATCTATGACAGCCGCGGTAATCCGACCGTCGAAGTCGATGTGGTGCTCGACGACGGCAGCTTCGGCCGCGCTGCGGTCCCCTCGGGCGCTTCGACCGGCGCGCATGAAGCCGTCGAGCTGCGCGATGGCGGCAAGAAATATAACGGCAAGGGCGTGCTGCAGGCCGTCGAGAACGTCAACACGGCGATCTTCGACGAAATCCAGGGCATGGATGCGCTGGACCAGCTGGCTGTCGATCAGGCCATGATCGAACTGGATGGTACGCCCAACAAGTCGCGCCTCGGTGCCAATGCCATTCTCGGCGTATCGCTGGCTGTGGCCAAGGCGGCTGCCGAGTCGAGCGAGCTGCCGTTCTACCGCTATATCGGCGGCCCGAACGCCCATGTCCTGCCGGTGCCGATGATGAACATCATCAATGGCGGCGAGCATGCCGACAACCCGATCGACATGCAGGAATTCATGATCCTGCCCGCCGGCGCGGAAAACCTGGCTGATGCCGTCCGCATCGGCTCGGAGATCTTCCACACGCTCAAGAAGGGCCTGTCGGCCGAAGGCCACAATACCAATGTGGGCGACGAGGGTGGTTTCGCGCCGAACCTCGGTTCTGCCGAAGACGCGCTGGGCTTCATCATGCGCTCGATCGAAAAGGCCGGCTATCGTCCGGGCGAGGACATTTTCCTCGGTCTCGATTGCGCTGCCACCGAATATTACAAGGGCGGCAAGTACGAGATGGTTGGCGAGGGCAAGTCCCTCTCGTCCGACGAAAACGTAGCTTTCCTCGCGGACCTGGCTGCGCGCTACCCCATCATCACTATCGAAGACGGCATGGCCGAGGACGATTGGGAGGGCTGGAAGGCCCTGACCGACGCCATCGGCAAGAAGGTGCAGCTCGTGGGCGACGATCTGTTCGTCACCAATACCGAGCGCCTCGTATCGGGCATCAAGATGGGCGTGGCCAATTCCATCCTGGTCAAGGTCAACCAGATCGGCTCGCTCTCCGAGACGCTGAATGCCGTCGATACCGCGCACCGCGCCGGCTATACCTCGGTGATGTCGCACCGTTCGGGCGAAACCGAAGATTCCACCATTGCCGATCTGGCCGTGGCTCTGAACTGCGGGCAGATCAAGACCGGCTCGCTCAGCCGTTCGGATCGTCTGGCCAAGTACAACCAACTTATTCGCATCGAAGAACAGCTTGGCGCCTCCGCCAAGTATGCCGGCTTCTCGGTCGTCAAGGGCCGCTAA
- a CDS encoding MFS transporter — MTIATDAASGIAVPPPNSARRILAASMIGTTIEFFDFYIYATAAVIVFPHLFFPAGDDTSALLSSLATFAIAFFARPIGAAFFGHFGDKIGRKATLVAALLTMGISTVLIGVLPTYGQIGVMAPLLLALCRLGQGLGLGGEWGGAVLLATENAPEGKKAWYGMFPQLGAPVGFFFATTIFLVLAHFMGEETFMSWGWRVPFLASALLVIFGLFIRLKITETPEFARAVEKAERVEVPFLDVFKHHKMSLLLGTMAALATFVLFYLMTVFSLSWGTSALGYSREEFLILQMVGVVFFGLFIPISAVLADRFGMRRVMVGVSLSIAIFGLLIAPLFGSGNVIGVLGFLCIGLALMGLTYGPLGTALAAPFPTAVRYTGASLTFNLGGIFGASLAPYAATYLATNFGLHAVGYYMILAAVITLLAFGFIRQTPD; from the coding sequence ATGACCATCGCCACGGATGCCGCCAGCGGCATCGCCGTGCCACCGCCCAATTCCGCTCGCCGCATCCTCGCCGCGAGCATGATCGGCACGACCATCGAATTTTTCGACTTCTATATCTACGCCACCGCTGCGGTGATCGTATTCCCGCATCTGTTCTTCCCGGCGGGCGACGACACTTCGGCGCTGCTCTCCTCGCTCGCCACCTTCGCCATCGCCTTTTTCGCGCGCCCGATCGGCGCGGCGTTCTTCGGCCATTTCGGCGACAAGATCGGCCGCAAGGCCACGCTGGTCGCGGCTTTGCTGACCATGGGTATTTCGACCGTGCTGATCGGCGTGTTGCCGACTTACGGCCAGATCGGCGTGATGGCGCCGCTACTGCTGGCACTGTGCCGGCTGGGGCAGGGGCTTGGCTTGGGCGGGGAATGGGGCGGCGCCGTGCTGCTCGCCACCGAAAACGCCCCTGAGGGCAAGAAGGCCTGGTATGGCATGTTCCCGCAATTGGGCGCGCCGGTCGGCTTCTTCTTCGCCACCACAATTTTCCTCGTGCTTGCGCATTTCATGGGTGAAGAGACCTTCATGAGCTGGGGTTGGCGCGTACCGTTCCTCGCCAGCGCGCTGCTGGTGATTTTTGGCCTGTTCATCCGCCTCAAGATCACCGAGACGCCGGAATTCGCTCGCGCCGTCGAAAAGGCCGAACGCGTCGAAGTGCCGTTCCTCGATGTGTTCAAGCACCACAAGATGAGCCTGCTGCTCGGCACCATGGCGGCGCTGGCCACCTTCGTGCTGTTCTATCTGATGACGGTGTTCTCGCTGAGCTGGGGCACCTCGGCACTCGGCTATAGCCGCGAGGAATTCCTCATCCTGCAGATGGTAGGCGTGGTGTTCTTCGGCCTGTTCATCCCGATCTCGGCCGTGCTGGCCGATCGTTTCGGCATGCGCCGGGTGATGGTGGGCGTGTCGCTCTCGATCGCCATTTTCGGCCTGCTGATCGCGCCGCTGTTCGGCTCGGGCAATGTGATCGGCGTGCTGGGCTTCCTCTGCATCGGTCTCGCCCTGATGGGCCTGACCTATGGCCCGCTGGGCACGGCCCTTGCCGCGCCATTCCCCACGGCCGTGCGCTATACCGGCGCGTCGCTGACCTTCAATCTGGGCGGCATTTTCGGCGCCTCGCTGGCGCCCTATGCCGCAACCTACCTGGCGACCAATTTCGGTCTGCATGCCGTGGGCTATTACATGATCCTGGCCGCGGTGATCACGCTGCTGGCTTTCGGCTTCATTCGGCAGACGCCGGATTGA
- a CDS encoding GlsB/YeaQ/YmgE family stress response membrane protein, which translates to MGIIWTIIIGFIAGVIAKFIMPGSNEPSGFILTTILGIVGAFVASYLGQALGWYAPGEGAGLIGAVVGAIIVLFVWGLVARRR; encoded by the coding sequence ATGGGTATCATCTGGACGATCATTATCGGGTTCATCGCGGGCGTCATCGCCAAGTTCATCATGCCGGGCAGCAATGAGCCCTCGGGCTTCATCCTGACCACCATTTTGGGCATCGTCGGTGCCTTCGTTGCTTCCTATCTCGGGCAGGCCCTTGGCTGGTATGCACCGGGCGAAGGCGCGGGGCTGATCGGTGCGGTCGTCGGCGCCATTATCGTGTTGTTTGTCTGGGGACTTGTCGCTCGGCGCCGTTAA
- a CDS encoding AMP nucleosidase, whose product MTTISPPRLEKQSFTDPEKAWAHLAEIYHRNTSFIREHLSALAKGVVPEGRVRACYPQVEVRSTSFGKGESTLPYGYLHTPGIYRTTVTAPDLFRTYFQEQFTVILKNHGGTIDIGESDTPIPLHFAVAANERIDGEALNALNIPLRDVFDAPDLNNTDDEIANGTFVPPKGGPYPLSAFTAPRVDYSLFRLSHYTGTDAGHFQNFVIFTNYQFYIDEFCRVAKEHMRSGHAHYESFIEPGNVITDNALRGGGINGTAPVRSPQMPAYHLTAARGRGITMVNIGVGPSNAKTITDHIAVLRPHAWIMLGHCAGLRNSQELGDYVLAHAYVREDHVLDADLPVSVPIPALAEVQVALEQAVEEITQTEGLETKRIMRTGTVATFDNRNWELRDQVEITRQLSQSRAVALDMESATIAANGFRFRVPYGTLLCVSDKPLHGELKLPGMASDFYRTQVNRHLQIGLRAMEILRDQPAERLHSRKLRSFAETAFQ is encoded by the coding sequence ATGACCACGATCAGCCCGCCCCGCCTCGAAAAGCAGTCCTTCACCGACCCGGAAAAAGCCTGGGCGCACCTGGCGGAAATCTATCACCGCAATACCAGCTTTATCCGCGAGCATTTGAGCGCGCTGGCCAAGGGTGTGGTGCCCGAGGGGCGGGTGCGCGCGTGCTATCCGCAGGTGGAAGTGCGCTCCACCAGCTTTGGCAAGGGCGAGAGCACCCTGCCCTATGGTTATCTGCATACGCCGGGCATTTATCGTACGACGGTGACGGCGCCGGACCTGTTCCGCACCTATTTCCAGGAGCAGTTCACCGTCATTCTCAAAAACCATGGCGGCACGATCGATATTGGGGAGTCCGATACGCCGATCCCGCTGCATTTCGCGGTCGCCGCCAATGAGCGGATCGATGGGGAAGCGCTCAACGCGCTCAATATTCCGCTGCGCGATGTGTTCGACGCGCCGGACCTGAACAATACCGACGACGAAATCGCCAATGGCACGTTCGTGCCGCCCAAGGGCGGACCCTACCCGCTATCGGCGTTTACCGCGCCGCGGGTCGATTATTCGCTGTTCCGACTGAGCCATTATACGGGCACCGATGCCGGGCATTTCCAGAACTTCGTGATTTTCACTAATTACCAGTTCTATATCGACGAATTCTGCCGCGTCGCCAAAGAGCATATGCGGAGTGGCCATGCCCATTACGAGAGCTTCATCGAGCCGGGCAACGTGATCACCGACAATGCCCTGCGCGGCGGCGGCATCAATGGCACGGCCCCGGTCCGCTCGCCCCAGATGCCCGCCTACCACCTGACGGCGGCGCGCGGCCGCGGCATCACCATGGTCAATATCGGCGTCGGCCCGTCCAACGCCAAAACCATCACCGATCATATTGCCGTGCTGCGCCCGCATGCCTGGATCATGCTGGGGCATTGCGCGGGCCTGCGCAATTCGCAGGAACTGGGCGATTATGTGCTGGCGCATGCCTATGTGCGCGAGGATCACGTGCTGGATGCCGACTTGCCGGTTTCGGTGCCCATCCCGGCGTTGGCCGAAGTGCAGGTGGCGCTCGAACAGGCGGTGGAAGAGATCACCCAGACCGAGGGGCTCGAAACCAAGCGCATCATGCGCACCGGCACCGTGGCGACGTTCGACAACCGCAATTGGGAATTGCGCGACCAGGTGGAAATCACCCGCCAGCTCAGCCAATCGCGCGCAGTGGCGCTGGATATGGAAAGCGCCACCATTGCCGCCAACGGCTTCCGGTTCCGCGTGCCCTATGGGACCTTGTTGTGTGTGTCGGACAAGCCGCTGCATGGGGAGCTTAAGCTGCCCGGTATGGCCTCGGACTTCTACCGCACGCAGGTGAACCGGCATTTGCAGATCGGGCTGCGGGCGATGGAGATTCTGCGGGATCAGCCGGCGGAGCGGTTGCATTCGCGGAAATTGCGCAGTTTTGCGGAGACGGCGTTTCAGTAG